The proteins below are encoded in one region of Sminthopsis crassicaudata isolate SCR6 chromosome 1, ASM4859323v1, whole genome shotgun sequence:
- the ANP32B gene encoding acidic leucine-rich nuclear phosphoprotein 32 family member B isoform X2: MKRRIHLELRNRTPSDVKELVLDNCRSDDGKIEGLTAAFVNLEFLSLINVGLSTVSNLPELPKLKKLELSDNRIYGGLDVLAEKLPNLTHLNLSGNKLKDISTLEPLKKLEYLKSLDLFNCEVTNLNDYRESVFTLLPQLTYLDGYDQEDKEAPDSDAEVDGVDDEEGEDEEDEEDEDEEDEFDEEDDDEEDDVEGDDYEYDVSGEEEEFGHDGEVDDDEEDEDEDDEDEEDEETGKGEKRKRETDDEGEGEDD, encoded by the exons GTAAAAGAACTTGTCCTGGACAATTGTAGGTCAGATGATGGCAAAATTGAGGGTTTAACAGCTGCATTTGTGAATTTAGAGTTCCtcagcttaataaatgttggattgTCTACAGTTTCAAATCTCCCTGAACTACCTAAGCTGAAAAAG CTTGAACTCAGTGACAATAGAATTTATGGAGGTCTGGATGTTTTAGCAGAAAAACTTCCTAATCTCACGCATCTAAACCTAAGTGGAAACAAACTGAAAGATATCAGCACCTTGGAACCTTTG AAAAAGCTGGAATATCTAAAAAGCCTGGACCTGTTTAACTGTGAGGTGACAAACCTGAACGATTATCGAGAAAGTGTCTTCACACTCCTTCCACAATTAACATACCTTGATGGCTATGACCAAGAAGACAAAGAAGCCCCAGACTCTGATGCTGAAGTAGATGGAGTAGACGATGAAG agggagaagatgaagaagatgaggaagatgaagatgaagaagatgaatttgatgaagaagatgatgatgaagaggaTGATGTAgaaggagatgattatgaatatGATGTCAGTGGAGAG gaagaagaatttgGACATGATGGAGAAGTTGATGATGATGAGGAAGATGAAGATGAGGATGATGAAGACGAAG AGGATGAAGAGACTGGGAAAggtgaaaaaaggaagagagaaacagatgacgaaggagaaggagaagatgaTTAA